The genomic stretch GACAGGTTCGTTTGAAACGTGAGTACTTGGATGAGTTGGCACGCTTGCAGAAGGAAAGGAGGGTACGTCTTTGATGCTGGGTTAAAAGTTTTCTGTTGACATATGTttgctttcttcaattaaattttgCACTCGCAGATTCTAACTGGAGATGAATGGTATAACCAACAAGCATCACGAGCTGTGAATCAGGCTGTAGGACGTGTTATTCGTCATCGTGATGATTATGGAGCAATAATCATGTTGGATGAAAGGTTATCATTCGTTCTTGTCTCATGAATCTCATCTAAAACCCTGAGAAGATGTCCTGGTATCGCATTTACAAAAGCATGTCTTGAATAGAGTATATTTACATGCCTATAGcttcattttcttgaataaattcaaattcaaattcgcATATTGCAAGCATGTTATGAAGATCAGGAAGTTCTAGCATTTAAAGCTTTCCAAGCTTGCTTGTTGATGGCCTGGCACATGCTTCTGCAAATTGGGCATACAAATTATGTATCTAGGGAGTTCTCCCCTTTTATGTGCCCTTTGGTGTCTTTCTACAGACAAATTTGTTCTTTCAGTGTGGGGCGCAGGTGAAAATGTACTTAGGCAGTTGTGAAATTGTTGCTGCAGAGTGCCCCAAGCATCATAACTTGCACCTGATGCAAAATTTTGTGACTGCTTATAAAGCTATTTTATTCTACATAGACTAGCAGGAGGGCACACACAGAggtgcacaaaaaagaaaagggaagtaggttgaaagcggatttagaaaagggaggggggggagAGACTTGTTAGAGAGCTAAGAGGAGGGTAGCAGATGAAATATTCCAAACAAAATGGATAAATGAAACTGCCCATGTAGTTTTAAATAGATAGCGTAATAAATCACGGTGTTTCTCACTGTCAGAAATTCAAACATCGCTTATGGACTTATATCTTCATACCTTGTAGTTCCTGTTCTCCTTAAGCATGCTGTTACTTTAATAACCACTTGTAACCAGTTCAACGTGGATACTTTCAGTCTTTAATCTTTTCATCTTGCAACTCGTACAGATTTGCACATGTGAACCGTCAGTCCCAAGTATCACTTTGGATACAGCCTCATATTAAGGTAAATCTAGTGCCTCACAACTTCTTACAGTTCTCTGTCTCTATGACTAATCGCTGTTATTGCAGTGTTACTCTAAGTTTGGGGAAGTAGTTTATCATTTGACCCGTTTTTTCCGAGATGGAGGGAATCGTGTCCCTGCAAAGCCAAAGATATTGCAACATAAAGACAGTGGTAAGCTCTGAGCTTTCTCAAATAGTATAAAATCTATGTTTCAGATATTGATCAATTTCTCTAACTGCATTTTTCTGAGCTATTAATCCATCAAATGCTGATAAGTTTGGATCCTCCTCTGTGCTTGATATTGTAAAATTACCGCTTGATAAATATGTTTTCTTCATATCCACTTGATGTGAACCTACCATTGGTCCatttattttatcctttttatgACATCCTTTTATCCAACTGGAGAGACACCAGATTTACCTTATTATGAGGCTGATAAAGAATCCTTTCAATGTCGCTGATATGAATTTGCATGACGATAATAGTATACCCTGCCTGATAAATTTGCTTTATGTTGATGTTGCAATAAATGTATAAATGATACTGTATGCAGGAGATACAAAAACTGCGGAGCCTATACCCATTTGTCAAACTCCTCCGGTAAACCTTTTGTCCATTTTCTCTAGGTTTGAATTGCACTTACCTGTGAACTTGTGCCCCCGTCATTTCTATTTTTCAGTTGCTTGATAATGGTTGTCATTACAGGCTTCCCCAACAGATGACGGTGGCATCGTACATCCGATATCTTTAGATTGTGAAATGAAAAGAACCACCAACTCATGCCAGTTGAGAGAAGTTATTCCTGCCAATCGCTCATCTTTTACATTGTCGAAAAAGTTACTGGGATCAATGGGGAGTTCTTCAGGGAGTTATACCGGTGAGGGACAAAAGTTACTAATGTCAGGGAAGGGCAATATGCagcagaaaaatgaaatagtAGATTTAACTGCTGATTCCCTAGCTGATGAGAAACTATATAAAGGACTAACAGCACCTTGCTTTACAAAGAAGCGCAAAATATCTCAACTAAAGGACTGTGTTATGCTTGATGCTGGAAATAGCGGTAAGTGTGCCAATGGTGCGAAATGTAAGCTATCAGAGTGCGAATGGGACAATTCATCTACTTATGATGGTAGGAGCAGAAAACAAGCCCAAGTTGGTTCAATTTCTCTTCCTCAATATGATGAGACTATTTCAAGTTTCGACGCTAATTCTCTCTCAGAGGGACACAAAGGTGTGCAAAATGCTACTGCACCTGGCAAAGATGAGGAAGATAAAGGATCTGCTTTTCTGTTGCAGGTACAGAACTCCAAAGCACCAGAAATGGAGTTGGTGtatatttgttttgtttccttATCAGGTCAACTCAGTTATAAAGGATCATGACTGCTTTGTCAATTTCCTATGTGGCCACCATATATGTCCGCATGTTCAATTAAAATCCAATGACGGTAGTTTTGGTTTACTGTCTACAAATATCCAGTAAGAATGCCTACAAAGTTCAAACTAGGGTACTGCGTCCTTTCCCTGTCAAATAGGAAAATTCATCAAGGCTCTACAAAGTTGCTTTCCATGATGGTTTTGTGGTATGGTATGCAAAATCTAATTAATTGCAAGATGCTGCTGCAGCATAAATCTGAAGTTTGAGTTTCTCTGTGACCAAAAGCAGAAGTCGTTCCATTCGTGTTACAGTCATCAATCCTTTCAGAGCTCATTAAAATAAGACATTACCCTTGTGTATTTTCTGGAAACAAATCCGGGGGAAAAAACTCCTGTAAGTGTAAGTAAGTTTTGTTAGATAGTATGCTGAGAATGAACGCTTAGTGCTATTGTCAAATTCTTTCAATGCTGAGAATGACTTTGATGCTCCAATTTTTTAAAGACGGGGCACGAAAAAAATGTCCTTGATGTATCAATTTTGTTACTACGAGATCTGGGGGTGGATTTACTCTTTGAGAATGTCTTCTTGGTGATTTGCTTCTCTGATATCTATGAATGGACTGTCAAGTAGGGTTGATATCTATGAAAAAAGCACCGGGCAGTTTCCAGCTTGTGGAACCGGCCCACCCGGTCCTGGAATcgatgatttcttcttcttcttttttcttctattccCTACAAGTGGGAGTTTCCCGacatgaaagagaaaaataattcactaattagggttttcttcaggataataaatagaaaaaattaagaaatcttGGCTTATCCGTCGGTCCGGTTCCTCACATGGAACTGGGATCCAGACCAGTCCCGCCGGGAACCACTCAAAACCAGCCGGTTCAGTACGATCTGGTCCAGTTCCTGGGTAGGACCAGTTCCCCGGTTGGACTGGACCGATGCACACTCCCTTGCTGTCCGGACTGGTGCACACCCCCCTACTGTCAAGTTGATGTGTGGGGCTTGTCAATGCATTGCAGTCTTTTCAGATATCCTGAGCTTGTTGGtgttcctttttcaatttttgctaattgaaatGCCTGGCTTCAACTTTTTGCGATTGTTGCCATTAAAATCTCTTTTACCCAGGTTCAGGAGAAACTTAGTGCTTCAGAATATAAAGATTTCATTGGGTTTATGAAGGCACTGAAGTCCAAAGCAATGAAAATAACTTACGTTCTTCAGTCGATTGCAAGACTATTCTCTGGACCAGAAAGGCTTCAGGTTTCTAAAAGGTAACGATTTGTGCACTGTTGGGTTTTAATACTATAGCTCAAATCATCATGTTACACTTGTCTGTGAAAGCAGATTGAACCGTTTGGTAGAACTAGGCACCTATGAAGGTCATCTGTCAAGTGTCAACTAATCTAAAAGTtcaagctattagatgaatgcaTGGTCTGTTATGTAAATAATCCTATACTCTCCCTCATGCGTTGACTGAGATTTGATCTAATAATAAATGTGAAAATTTGATGAGAAGCGGGGCAAATGAGGAACCTAGAGAGATTTGACTACTAGACCTCCTGTTTTGATACGGCTTAAAATTTTGGGACCATTGTTAACTCATCTGAAACCTAAACTGTTAGATGATGGCTTGGTATAATATGTAGATGCTTTAACACATTCAGGTGTCTCCTCTTACCCCTTTTTAAGTCGTCTCATCCTTCACGCTTAATTTGTATTCACTGGCTCTTCTATCTGTCCTGTTAAACGGAAAACAAATAGCTGCATTTGGGTATATCTGCATAAGCATTTCAGTCATGTTGATGGGCAGttgcttgatttttttggaaatttttggaatgACATTTGGGCAGTTGCTTCATTTATTATTGGGATACTTAACATTTGAAATACTATTGATGTGCCATAAATCTGTTTCATATTTGTAGCCTAGTGTCCCTCCACATCTGTTTCAAGTACATATCATCAAGCTACTGTACACTGGGCTGTTTCTAGTCTGCCAGTGTAATCCTTTTTTCCTCCATGGATGAAAATACGAATTTCGGTGTTACTCGAGGGATCTGTTTTCTATCTTAGTATACTATATACTTGCTGTGCAGTTCCTTTTCTTACTGGAATAAAAGTTTTAACTAACATCTGGTAGGGAAAGAAAAGGTCAGTTGCTTTTGCTAATAATAGCTAAAAGGTTCTATTTCTAATTTGAAAATGTATGTTTCTAGTCAGAACCTCATTGTCGCTTTTGACAGATTTAAGGATTTTATTCCTGTGAAGTATCACTCTCTGTATGAGAAGTATCTTGGAGCAAATGATGGCATCGCAGACTGTTGAAGTAAGGATTTGTTGAACTTTCTTATTGAGTTGCCTATTTTTGCATTCTCTTCAGTGATTTTCATAAGCTTTCTGTTCTTTATCCATGACAAAAATGAGAGGGTGTTCTAAGCCTACAAATATACTGGATATGGGGTTTAGAAACGAAGCATTCCATGTGGACTAGGTGGGATTCTGGCGACTAAGTTTTAACCCTCACGAATCACACTTATTTTTACTAAGTCTTGTGGTGTCAAATGCAAATGAAGCATTGTGGAAGATACTCACATGGTCCCCTACTTATCAGCCTTGAAGAGTCAAATTGGACTAtccatcttctctttttttcccatcaTTCCTTTGAAATGGAAAGGATAGGACATAACATGCTTGTGACTCTTTTTCCTTAGCGTTCAGTTATTATTTGTGCAGATCTTATGCATCTCAGGCACCAAAAGATGTAATGTTTGTTCCTTGTTCTTGCTAGGGAGAAGAGCATTGTTCCCTGCCCTTGGGTGGAGCCTAAATTACATGCAACTGCTGCATTATTTTATCGGAGAGAGATTGAAGGTTGAGGTTCAAGTCACGTCAATGACTGTATTACACACCCTGTCTTAGAAATATGCACAGTAGGCTTCCAGCTGAAGTTTCAGGCAGACTTGATGGTTGGTTGCTGGGGACATGAGGTTTCACCTGATGAACCTTGGACTGGACTAACGACCGATCGTAAGGCTATTCTTTTGATGGAGGACACATGCAAAAGCAATCCTAGAATATTCCAGCCCTGCCATGCCACATATTTTGGTTCAGTACAGATGGCATGAGCCAAGGATGCTGGAGATTTAAGCAAAGGGCTGCATGTCAATCGGCTGAAGTTCTGCAGTTTCATTTCGGTAGCAATTGTGTCAAAATGTTTTGGATGTTGAAGGTATCAGGCACTGCTATAACTTGGCCACTGAGAGAGTTCATTCTCTTCCAATGGAACCGTGTCTTCCATCGTAACTGTAATTTAACATGCTGCAAGTTTATCGTGAGTAGTCCCTTGTTTTCATGGTCCCGTATAGATGGAATTTTTATCAGTCTAGTGGAAATAGATGCTTTTCTAACCAGCTGTCATAATTTTCTCCCGACAGTTCATTAGTATTAGCTCGTGTTTGGGAGTTGTTCCTGGTGAGAATAATTGAACGCGTTGTTGTTAACTGATGGTTTCAACAGTCAAGATTTGCGTGCTGGGTAGGGTTGAGCGGCTTTAAGGTGGCCGCTACCTATCGGTCGGAattgatttttagttttttgaacTTAAAGCCTACCCTGTGTATCCTAGAACATATCATATCGGTCTGACTCGGTTTCAAGGTCCACTCGGCAAcagtttaattcttttttttttctttttttttttatttcttgaaatgaCGAACTTTAGTAAAATAACCTTTTCTCTATAAGAAAATTAAGATTTCTCAATCCGGTTTGATTCCACACGTctacaagaaaattaaaattccaAGTCTAGctggttccaaaaatttggaaccgagtCAGAAAACCGGCCGGGTAATTTCTGCCcggtacaaaaagaaaagcaaaaagtacAAACAATTTTCTTATCCTTCCATCCAAATCAGAATACCGATATTCAAGGCAAATAGCAAAATACCATTCTAAATAAATCACATTTTGCGACACGCCTTTTCCGTCTTTGCAAGGCTACTAAGGTCTGGATATAATATATAGTGGATTAATTAGATCCACACACTATGGAACGTGCAAAGGCAATTTTTGGCAGAGCAATGGGGAACAACCCCCGGACAAAATCATCGCAACCATCTCCTAAATCTTACCGAAAACCAGAAACAGACAAAGCTCAAGACAATAAGCACATATTTTAACCTAAGATCCTTCTCCATACGAGTACATCGCATGTGATGAAGCCGTGGAATTCAACACCTATGGCCGGTTCCCCCAAAGTCATCTCCGCAAAATTTTAATTCGACTCGACCTAGATCGACGTTACACATCTCTCCTCCTGATTTTCTTCCTTCCCTCTTTGTCCCGCGACCTCGCCGGCGGAGTCCCGCCGCCGCGATCCCGACGCAAAATCACCATGAGATCCACGAAGGCGCTCAGTATGTACTTGTACGACTTCTTCTCGTTCAGATTCAGGTAGCAGAACAGGAGCTCCTCCATGAAGTCCCAATCCACCTTTGCATGGCCCTGGAGCCTAGCCTCCATCATTTCCTGCATGGAACGCTTGAAATCCTCGTACGGGCTCGTGGAATGCGTCAAGACGGCGATGCAATCGTCGGGGAGCTGGACTTTCGTCTCGTTCTCGCGGGAACTATCGGTGGTGACGTCGGTCGTGGTTGTAGTGGCGGTCGAGGAAGTCGCGTTGGTCGCGGTGGATGCGGAGCTAGAGGCCACGTCCTCCGACATGGTCAAGCTGCTCCGGGCTTCCTCCATTAGGGAGCTCGACGAGCCGGGGGCCACGAAGAACCGGTTCGACCCGCAGAGGTTCGCCGGCAGGCCGACGAACCTCGGCGACTCGAACAAAACCTGCTCGCCCCCGCCATGTTCCTTCCCGTCCTTTCCCTTGCCCTTCTCGCGCGACGTGGCagcgactcctcctcctcctcctcttcctccatcGTTGTCTTCGTCGTCTCGGAGATAGAGCGACTTGAAATTCTCGAAGAGGAAGCGGTCGACGTCGTCAAGAGTAGCCGCACCATCGTCGCCGTCGCTGCTACCGACTCCGTTCCTGCCCCGATCGATGGCGAACGACCGCGTCTTCGGGTGCTTGCACCGGGAGAGCACCCAGCTTCTGGAGGCCGAGAAGGACGATTTGTGAGGGAGTTGAACCGGAGGTGCGCCGTTGCCGTTAGGCTTCTTGATTCTGGAAAGGTAATCTTGGAGAGACCTTTGAAGGTTCTTAGTCATTTTTCTTCCCagctctggttttttttttggggtggagCCTGAACTGAATCTCAAGAGATTGGGAGGGGTTGGTCCATAAATAAGCAAGAGCGCAACAAAATGTAACTTGTGCGTATAATTATACAAGTGCTGCTTGAAACATACGTCTTGAACGCGCTATTAAATAAGTGCATTAAGGGTGGTTTTAATTAACTAACTGTGGGAAACAAAATGGGGTCTAATCTAATCTGTATTTTCACCGCTTGGGTCATTTGTGATCTTGGAAGTAGGTTGATTAAATAGGCATTAATGTGTAACTGTTGCATTTGACAAAGGAATTATTTCGATACAGTTGGAGAaatttgactcttttttttttttttggttgggggggcGCAGAGGGGACTTTGGATTTTTGAGAATTTAGTTGATTACAGGTAACGTAAATGCTCATTACTACTGAAGTTTTCAGTTGAGAGTTGAGATTATGACTCGACAGTATTCATTAAAACTGCTACGCAACCCCTctaccccccaaaaaaaaaaaaaaaaaaaaattcgagtgcAATTACACAAATCCATGCACGTTTGAAATGATTTGTAAAGGGATTCTCCTCTGTTTTCTGGCAAAACAACAGGACTAAaatttatgtacgacgctcgCTTTAGTATTAAAGTTTTTAGCCGATCACTCAAGTGACAAATCGAAAAAAacaagatcacttaagtgttaaatcGGAGAAATTCCAACCAAACCaattgtgtgatttttttttaaatgagccCACGTGgcaaatcttttagaaaattcaatccacatgaacttctaaacttaaaaataagctattaaaaaattaaattagattttaaaatatatataaaaaaaaattagggcttgAACAACCCTTGCCACCCCACTCCTGCCGATAATGGCCAAAgtaaataagtctttgacatggATGCCGGTCATCCTACAAAGTTGGCAAATGTAGCGCACTATAAGCATACTGAAAATCAATGATATCGgcgtcgattgtcctacgtagCACCGCCGATAtcgacatgaaaatttttaattctatttatgatattttgaattttttattttttctcttttccgtattttcttttttcattgtggTTGGCAAGGGTTGTTGGGCCCTTGCCTAGGTCTTAACAAGGCCATCATGGCCTTGCTTGCGACTGGGATGATTTGGGTGAGGTCCTCGCCGACcacaataaaaaggaaaaataaggaaaggagaagaaaaagaaatgaaaaaagaaaataaataattaaaatttatataAAGAATTCAAATAGatcaaaatatattattaaaaactgaATACATCGGCACCGGCCATGTCACGAAGGACGATCGGCGTTGACGTCACCGATTTCCCGTTAAAATTTActggattgactaaattgacaaattgtgaaatgggtttatgactcaattgttataattaaaaggtttatgactgaattgataaaagtaaaacaagtttaagacctttttgataattttttttattattttgcgGGTCCATTGTCGCGATCTAAAAATCGAAgattctaggctaatggattatcaagtcaattattcaactaacctaactcggactctcccgagtctataccaaattgcaacttaatatgtaaagatatttgaattagagtcgccactaatcatttttggtaggtcgattagaaatctaagtaaattagcgggagaactaaattacttctacgaaccgtagattctaagtccggagacttaattacgctagattactctaacgccctttcggtaccattttattttatgaaatttttttgtcaggcaacattaattgattttaacctaagtcactaacaaaggttatcatgcgattgcacaatcaattaattgaacatccggaagtcaaggtaattgcagaAAACATAcaccaagacaaattgttctcacttttgaatttttactttttaatgggataaagactaacctatatgcaatgcatgaatttaatctaagatgcaaatgaattaaattaaatgcaaggaaatcctaagcatgcatatgaaattaatttaattaactacatgactaacctggatgacatgcaattaaatgaaatacaaatgatgttaccgtctaattaaattgactacatgacttacgaattaatggaagacctaaacatgcaaattctatatgatctagacctagcatgcaaatgacatataaagcttattttatttttgtattttctgatTAATGAAtgaacctaaataaaaatatgcctaaagataattatcttacatattttagggtttaagtttgcctaatccctaacatattaaaggtAAATTagtttagacatgaaaatctactcaaaaatgctgattctatcctagaatgcaaatctaaattaacttattctaaaattaaattaaacgtgcaaatatctacctagaatgcaatatcttttagaattttaaatatcacgcaagagaatattcattctaaatatattatgccaatcaaatcaataaagaaagtggatatctcaacagatttttgaaaacattttgtGAATATTTCCTTACTCgcgtggcaagttgcggattaggaaaagattcctaatcaactttaaaaaaaaatatatccacTTTCATGCAATGCAGTCATGAAACTTTCTAGGATAGGcaatatcacaaaaatatttcatgagcatcttAAGACGCAAAATTCTTGGACTAGG from Rhodamnia argentea isolate NSW1041297 chromosome 2, ASM2092103v1, whole genome shotgun sequence encodes the following:
- the LOC115737501 gene encoding transcription repressor OFP14 — translated: MTKNLQRSLQDYLSRIKKPNGNGAPPVQLPHKSSFSASRSWVLSRCKHPKTRSFAIDRGRNGVGSSDGDDGAATLDDVDRFLFENFKSLYLRDDEDNDGGRGGGGGVAATSREKGKGKDGKEHGGGEQVLFESPRFVGLPANLCGSNRFFVAPGSSSSLMEEARSSLTMSEDVASSSASTATNATSSTATTTTTDVTTDSSRENETKVQLPDDCIAVLTHSTSPYEDFKRSMQEMMEARLQGHAKVDWDFMEELLFCYLNLNEKKSYKYILSAFVDLMVILRRDRGGGTPPARSRDKEGRKKIRRRDV